The sequence GGCGCCTGGCCGGCTGCGGCGTTGCTCGTCGGTCACAGCCCCAAAACGGGGATGCTCCCTCCTCGCGCCTTGCATCCGGCCAGGCGGCGCTCCCGCCAAAACCGGAAGTTATTTTTGCACAGACCCTAAGGGGACTTTCCAGTCCCCAGCGTCGCAGTTCGCGAAACGGAGCTGGAAAGCTCCGTGAACTCGCAGGCTCGAAAGCCCTGCGCCACTTCAAAAGAGAATTGCTGGTCGAACGGCTCGCCGGGACGGACTCGCCCCGTCGGGTCTTGATCTCCGTCGAGAATCTTGCAAGCCGGGCTTGTCTGAAATCCGCGCTGCCTCCATAACTCAGCGCCATGTTCCGCGTGCAAACGATCGACAACCTGGAGCACCCTGATCTTTGGCCTTACCGCAACATGCGCCAGCAAGTGGACCATCACCGGCAAGGCATTTTTGTCGCGGAAGGCGAGAAAGTCGTGCGCCGCTTGCTGGCCAGCCCACTCACGGTCATTTCGGCGCTCTTTCCGCCCAAGTGGCTGGACACTTTCAAGCCGCTGCTGCGGGACCGTTCCGAGGACACTCAAGTTTTCCTGGCCGAGAAGACCGTTTTGCAGGACCTGACCGGCTTTTCGATGTATCAAGGGGTGTTGGCTCTGGCGCGCGTTCCGGCTTCCGTGCCGTTGAATGAGATGTTGAAGCGCGCCAAGCGGCCGTACTTGTTCGCCGCCGTGGATGGACTGTCCAGCGCCGAGAACCTCGGCGGCTTGGTGCGCAACTGCGTGGCGTTCGGGGTTCACGCTCTTCTGGTCGGTGAAACGTCCGCCAGTCCATACCTGCGGCGTGCGGTGCGCAGTTCGATGGGAACCATTTTTCAATTGCCCGTGGTGGAGGTCGCTTGTCTGGCGGACGCGATTCAAGAATTGCGGTCGCGAGCGGTTCACTGCGTGGCGGCGCATCCGCACACGGACCGGCAGGCATTATCGGAAGCCGATTTTCGCGGCGACTGCTGCATGGTCTTCGGCAGCGAAGGACACGGCCTTTCTCCCCGCGTGCTTGAGGCCTGCCACGAACCGGT comes from Verrucomicrobiota bacterium and encodes:
- a CDS encoding RNA methyltransferase — encoded protein: MFRVQTIDNLEHPDLWPYRNMRQQVDHHRQGIFVAEGEKVVRRLLASPLTVISALFPPKWLDTFKPLLRDRSEDTQVFLAEKTVLQDLTGFSMYQGVLALARVPASVPLNEMLKRAKRPYLFAAVDGLSSAENLGGLVRNCVAFGVHALLVGETSASPYLRRAVRSSMGTIFQLPVVEVACLADAIQELRSRAVHCVAAHPHTDRQALSEADFRGDCCMVFGSEGHGLSPRVLEACHEPVAIPMAPGVDSLNVCSASAVVLYEANRQRGTRRG